A single region of the Salvia miltiorrhiza cultivar Shanhuang (shh) chromosome 8, IMPLAD_Smil_shh, whole genome shotgun sequence genome encodes:
- the LOC130998954 gene encoding probable membrane-associated kinase regulator 6 has translation MENSKPLATESFSYSWLVDRKQHSLDVLTEIIKPNLPQKSYEKDQNFNFDVSLTAFHAALVHADEIFADGQLMPVYAFKETPASVPASPLFSYATRSPFDGAKKESCLVEKWRRSSKRILHKCFGLIRPLYRSSRKNNRVDDLERKVCEVRSWTNSLQASPRPSSAASLKKVRSWGASPQASPRLSPSRASSAWCGDESSIHEAILYCKRSIEK, from the exons ATGGAAAACTCCAAGCCATTAGCCACAGAGAGCTTTTCTTACAGTTGGTTAGTAGACAGAAAACAGCACTCTCTTGATGTCTTAACTGAGATCATCAAGCCAAATTTGCCACAAAAATCATATGAAAAAGACCAAAACTTCAACTTTGATGTTTCTTTGACAGCATTCCATGCTGCCCTTGTTCATGCTGATGAAATCTTTGCAGACGGGCAGCTCATGCCGGTCTACGCCTTCAAAGAAACTCCGGCTTCTGTCCCTGCATCGCCTCTCTTCTCGTATGCAACGAGAAGTCCATTTGATGGAGCCAAGAAAGAGTCTTGCTTGGTTGAGAAGTGGAGAAGATCATCAAAGAGGATCTTGCACAAGTGTTTTGGATTGATTAGGCCGTTGTACAGAAGCTCGAGGAAGAACAATAGAGTCGATGATCTCGAGAGAAAGGTTTGTGAGGTCCGGAGCTGGACTAATTCTCTGCAAGCATCACCAAGGCCTAGCTCAGCTGCTTCACTCAAGAAGGTGAGGAGTTGGGGCGCTTCGCCTCAAGCCTCGCCTAGATTGAGCCCGTCTCGTGCTAGTAGTGCTTGGTGTGGTGATGAGAGCTCAATCCATGAAGCAATTCTCTACTGTAAAAGATCAATAG AAAAGTAG